In Ornithodoros turicata isolate Travis chromosome 1, ASM3712646v1, whole genome shotgun sequence, the DNA window ACACGAGATCAATTCGTGACGTAGAGCATAAAGGCTGTTGTCTCCCACCTTTTTTTGTCCCGCTAAACCTCCTGATAGTGTTACGATTAGACGGGTAATGGAGAGGATCAGTAACGAGCGAGGAGGAATGTGGAAGGGTTTTATATATTCCCAATATAAGCATTGAAGAAAATTGTTCGATGACCTACTGAGGCGATTTGTTCTGCATGCCGCAGCCGCGCTTCCATGACCGTTGCTGCGCTTGATTAAACGAGCCATAACGGCTGAGAGCTATTGTTTgttgtgccgtcttttgacgtgGTTATGGAATAAAAAGGGCCTCCTACGTCATTGGTCGTATTACCGTTGACCTCTCGTGTTCTCGTTTCTGCCATCTCTGATGCCTTCAAATGCATATATGCTTTGGAACATAAATTTTCACTTCAAAAAGTTACTCTGACTTCCAACCACACCGCGAAAGAGCGTCGTGGAACCTGTGCGTTTCACGGAACACACGTAGGAAGCCATTGGTACAAGACGCATAGTGTTCTCTCACTTACCTGGTATGTCGCGCTCGCGTGACTACTGATCATACTGTGTGCTGAAGAAAAAGCTCGTTCGCTGAACATAAAAATTTTGCCTTTCACCCTTTTAGTGTGAACCTCCATTCGCTGCTGTTAATCTACTATGATCCTGCCAGTGATTCTCAGTTTAGTGTTGTACGCGTACCATGGTGCTCGTGTGTGTTACGTTACGTCGTGTTGTCCCAAGTTCAGGCTTCGTCGTCATGGATCTTGTGCACCAACTTGCCTGCGTGTACGCTAGTTTTATCTGTATAGCGTATCATGCATCCCCCGGTAGTTTGAaactcccaggattttttctgGTTTTGACAGCTCTCAAAAAGTATCTCGATCTTCCAGATCCTCAGCCTTGTCAACCGAGGAGATTTCATTCGTCGTTGCTACCTACCCAAACGGTTGTCCGCCAGGAATGCGTAGAAGGGACGGTCTTTGGGGTGCTCACCACACCGAAATGCCAGCGAAAGACTGCGTTCCATGGCAGAACCACTGTGACATACCAGCAAGACTTGCCAGTGCCTCCTTTGAGGGATCGAAGCAGCGCTTCGTTCAGCCATAGTCTGCCAGCAAAGTACAGCGTCGAAGAACCCGTGCGACGAACTCGACTTTCAACGCTCGACTATCGCAGCAAGAGCTTTCTAGATCATTCACACGCGTGTTGTCTTCGAGATCGAACGCTCTGTTGTAGGCCTACTTCCTGGGGTGAACGCTCTCGACAAGGCCTCGAGAACAGAGAACCAATTAACCACTGCTTCAACACCAACGTCCGCGTACCCCGACAGATATTAAGTGATAACTTTCAAGACTTCTGCCAGACTATGCTTACATCTGACAGGCAAGCAGTCGACAGGATTAGCAACGGCTCCCAGTCTTCAAGACGACCCATGGCACCACCGGGGAAACCCGACCTTCATTTTCGCATAACGTCTCGGAAGGACGCCACCAGAAATTCGTTTGGATCAGACAAGACATCGAACGTGCAAGAGATATTGAAAAAGATGACTAGTCAGAACATCGATCATGTTCCCGCCTCGTACAGCGCCACTCATTACACAAAAGAGAAAACGGATACAAAGCATGACAACGATGCTCTCGACCACGACGCCATGCAAGTTATCAAGCAGTTAGACCTGTCCATTGGTGACGAAGAAGACGCGTACGTGGACGGTCCGCCACCTCCGATTTATCCGAAGCGGTCGAGTGTCCCGACAGAGTCACCGGCGAGGCATTACGAGACGTCAACCAGGCATCCAGTCACCGATGCGGAGGCGCAGGAAGACAACCTCATCGAAGAAGTCTCCATGCCAGGTTCGAATAAGAAAGCGTACCAGGCATTCTCCAAGACGCGGGGGTCGCTCAGAAAACAGCCGTGCGAATCCCAAGGTAATGGCGTCACGGAACGGATTGGATTGTTTAACAAGAACAATGGGTTAGAAGTGGACGTAGAAGCGGAGGTCCACAGCAACGGAGACAAGTCACAGACGCAGTCGAACAAGCCACCGTCGGACTCTGGAGACATCTGTGTCATGCCGGGTAAGAGATTGATAATTCGGGCTCCTCCACACACTGTGGTCCACAACCACGGGGTAGCACCCCTGCAGTGTGAACCTCATTGTGTGCGTGACATTTCGCTATTTTCCCCACTATACTGAACGTTATCTCCATACACGTGGTTGTATGCGTTTAAGGTAAGTATTTAGGGAGATTGAAACgtttaaataatttattttactaaagaacaagctttcggacggagtccttccttcatcaggtgcgatacattgaactaATGTGCATAATGCACATAATAAAACTAtatctaccaagtgttcaatatATCGCACCTGATggaggacggactccgtccgaaagcttgttctttagtaaaataaattatttaaatgtttcaatctctttaaatacttatcttattcacttgcgagtgctagacttttcccatttttgcctgtatGCGTTTACTATATTTCACTGACCACATATTTTATATTATCCGCTTGTAAGTAATGTCTTTCATTAGCGGGTTTAATTCGATTAATTCAGCCACTGGCGTTTGCTCGCAGACGATTCGCAGCTGGGCCGCAGCGACACTGCGGACAGCGGTGTGGCCAGCCGTCCAGGATCCGGTACCGGCAGCCACTTTATCGTGGTAGCCATTGATTTTGGTACCACGTACAGCGGGTACGCGTTTAGCTTCACACGAGACCCGGACAACATCCACATGATGAGGAAATGGGAAGGTAAGTTAAGTTCCTTATTCCAGGGGAAAGATGGAATACACGTGTGTGATGGTCATAAAACCATCCTTGCGTAGGCGGTAGCGCGTCATGGTCTGTAGCGTGAAAGAATGTGAGACTGAACGTGGAGACAGCCTTGTCCGAAACCAACCGATCTGTAGCGATGTCACTTAAACTGAAACCGCCAAAGCGTTACGCCATGAAAGTGTTGCCCGAAATAGTGCCTGTGTCTATATGTTTTCAATTCATGTATTATTTGAGATCAGAAAAATGTATTATACGCGAGAGCTTGCTCTACTCGTCATAGAATTATGCGTCTGTTGTCATTTTCCTGAAATAGTGACGACCCAATTGCGCAAGATGAACATACTTGGCGAACGGCACCATCTCGGCAATCGGACGGTCTGCTGGTTATCTAGGCGACAGGGGTTTCAATATATGCGTTCATATTATTCTACGAAATAAAATAGTGGGACACCCGAAACTATTTACCACTCACTGAAGCGTGAAGGAGGTTGGCAGTTTTTGCTTTCCTTTTTGTACCATGCAGACCAGTCCTGCCGGTTGTGTGTCTTATGCGCTAAATTGTGGCGTGATCAAGTGTGAGAAGCTATAAGGCTAAGTCTGGCAGTGGCTATACAACAGTGTCTTGTGGTTGAATACGATGTAACTTTCACACGTAGTGATCCAAACTGAAATCGCGTCTACAATCTCTGATGggcgaccttttttttttcgacatttGAAAACTGAAATGCCCTGAGGTGTGGCTTTGGCAGCCCAGTCATTTGCTGAAGGCGGCGAACTTTGTAGCGAACAACGACGTCTTTGTGTTATTTAATACGCCCCGCTGCATGAAATTACACAGTTCAGAACTTGTTGTTGGGCCTTTCACAGAAGACGACCTTGAGCGCATGAAGTCATTCCCATTGATGCACATCTTAGAGTGACCTTGGAAATGTACAGGGTGCGTTCAAAGGACAATAGCGCCATGCATTACGTGCGAGATGATTTTTTGAACAACATTATGACTTCGTTGTGTAGAAGAGGTGTGTACGTGAACTATGCTTAGAGATTTGCAGGGTCTGATAACAGCCTGAGAGAGATTTATCTCAGGAAGCCACTTAAATCCAAGAATCATCACCCCGGACATTTTGAAATAAACGACAGCGGATAAGTGATTATAATCGATCACATACAATAAATATACACCGCAAAATAATACTAGAGCACTAATGCTCATCTCGACTGTGGATTTGGGCTTTCagaattactcgaaaaaaggaAGCTAATTATAATACTCCAGTATACACAGCTCGTCCCCAGTGATCCAGAACTAAAACTAGTACTACGTAGGGCATCGAGACCAGTTTAATCCTGATCATAGTCATCCGCACAAGAAGCCCTGCGACGTACGTAATCCATGCTTTTAGGACGGCTTTAATTACGGTCTTGGATCTCACTACCTGGTACTTACTTCGTCGTGCTCGTCGCCTTTGTGCTGTCGTATGTCTTAGACTAGAAGACAACCTGGTCGGCCTGACACTGGGTGTggtctcatcatcatcaattgaACGTGTTCGTGGCTGATGCTTATCGGGTGTGCACTGTGGCTGCTGTGAATGGCATCGGTGGCACGCTTGAGTTAATCTGTGTACGTTGGCGCGCGTGTTCAGGCGGAGATCCTGGTATCATCAACCAGAAGACACCGACGACGTTGCTGCTCAACCCGGACGGAGAGTTCCACTCGTTTGGGTTCACGGCACGTGATGTCTACCACGACCTTGACGCCCAGGAGGCCAAGCGATGGATGTTCTTTGAGAAGTTCAAGATGACGCTGCATAGTAATGAGGTACAAAAGAATATGCGTTGCCTATGGGAGTGCTTGTATAGTGTTGTGGCCAACGCGATTTCCTTGGATATTTTATCCCGTGGCCATAGTTACTCAAGCGCCAGTACACAACAACTAATCAGCATCATTTTATCCAGTGTCTTTTCTGTTGCGGTACGCGTTAGCAGTAGCATAGCCAGataaatatttcgggaggggacCTATGGGAACTTTACCTGGGGGAGGAGGATTgcaccctcgtttccctctcccaaatgcactaccaaaggtttCGGGGGATGGGGGTTTGAATTTGCTAGTGTCTACAAGAGAAGAGCGAGTCAGAGGTCATACGAGGGCTTGcgtccagcccccccccccccccttatcccCGCCAGTTTGAGAAATTTTCTTGGAACTAATCGAGCGTTTTTCATCACGTTCTTTTAGCCGTtggtttttctttattttttttttttttcatatcttCGTTATCCTAAATATACCGGTCACTTCTCCTGCATGTGCCTTTATGAAGGGGGTTGTGTGTGTCGCCGCCTAGTTCCCTGTCAGAGCAACTTCGGTGTCCCTCACTTTCGGCAACCTCGCATGCCCCAGTGGCGATTTCGAGGGTTCAACCCTTCTCTCGAACTCGTACCTTTGGTAGAGCATTTGGGAAAGGGGAAAACTGGGGTTGAAATTCTCCTTCCCACGCAAAGTTCCCATAGAGCCCCTCCAAAAACATCTTTCCGTCTACGCTACTGAAATGCACTCTCAGTAGACGCTGGTCCTTCCAAAAAAGCCTGTTGGGCGTCACAGTTGACTTGACGCAATttgtaccagcggcatggccgagtgggtgaAGGCGTTGGTGTGGTGCTGACttggaggtagtgggttcggatcctaccaccggctgcgctgtctgaggttttccctgggttttccgaacacCTTctaggcgaatgtcggcacagttccccctgaagtaggcccatgacgtatactaacccccttgtcccctactccttcgtgctgtcctctctccatctatcctcatctgtacgccgccatctgtagccacagttgctttgcggcgctaacgtgatagtggaaaacaaaaaaaaaaacaacaaaaacacgcATTTGTAGATATACCTGTGCTTCCAGCATGTCACTGTTGATTTCAAGGCCGGCTCATAatgcacccaagcagcacaatgtactggaagtcgagtgcaataggggtggacggtatgtgtcttatcaatgttctttagtttcaccagtctgttcaaggccttccacctacacgtccacccctattgcactcgactttcagtacattgtgctgcttgggtgcagTGCCTCAAGACAAACATCGTTCGTGCTAACCGACCTGACCAcatactgtttctttttttctttttcagaacCTTAGCCGCGATACAGAGATCATTGCTGCCAACGGCAAACCCATGCCAGCCCTCACTGTTTTTGCCCACGCACTACGCTATTTCCGTGACCAAGCGCTCAAAGAGCTCAGTGAGCAGTCAGCCACCACTATTTTGCCAGACGACGTCCGATGGGTGGTGACCGTGCCCGCTATCTGGAGGCAGCCTGCCAAGCAGTTTATGCGTTCGGCCGCGTACAAGGTTTCAACCCGTTCTTTCCCTTGTTGGAGTCGGAAAAAAAACTAAGTGTAGCTCTACTTCCAGGCGGGCATTGGATCACCCGACTCACCGGATCAATTGATCATTGCCCTGGAGCCAGAGGCAGCCTCCATCTACTGCCGGAAGCTGCGGATGCACCAGCTGGTTCCTGATGCACCGCCTCCAACGAGACTTTACCTCTTCAGGGACATTATTCCTGACTTGAACGTGGATCGAGCTGTTGAGGACAAACCAGGTTCTTACTCTCAACGTGACGCATGCGCGATAGTCGTAGCCAACGATGGCTAATGAACTCCGCATAGATTCTGACTCTTGTTAAATGGCAGTCAGTGAGAAAGCACACATAGGAGCGGATAACCTTATTATTGCCCGTAGCTGCGACAAAACGGAAGTTTGTGCGCTAGGAGGACGTAAGCGTCGTACCATCCCATCCCATCCTTTAGCAGATGCCTCCTCATCACacgactgcactcttaaaaatgaacttcaccgcatagcaccttcctagccaaccatcatctcaaatgatatcgttatctgctctgatttgttgaaaacgggagtcgtacgccttttctgtgacacttatgttgttcataattgtcacaaaaaggcgtacgcctcccgttttcaacaaatcagagcagataacgatatcattcgagattatggttggctaggagcgtgctatgcggtgaagttcatttttaagagtgtgcttcgACTTCTCGCGCATACGCCTCCGTTGTGTGCAGTTGCGTGTGAGAAGCTCCTTCTAGGAATCGGGATTATTGAAACGCTTTGCACCCCTGAGTTACAGGACTAAAGTGCCACTGCAGACCAAATCACGTCTCTTCACAATCCTACCTAATCTATGCCATTGCAATCTACCTGTCTTACATTGTATACTGCCAAAATAGTTTTCCTTCGTGTGACACGGAAGTATTGTAAAATTAACTTTTAGTTatgagaagtatgacgtcataggGTCCGTATTCCGCAAtgtgtctggcaacattgcttctCCACTATCgctgctggcagtcttccagtgtaggaacgaaagaaagagaagaaagaaagcccGTGCGCTGTTGCTAAGAGACAAACGCCAGAGCTCGTGGTGACGTCATCTACTCTTGGGGAATCTGAAACTAGGAAGTTTTGcgggttctttcgaaaattcgtgaaAGCGCATTTACAGACTGCATTTACATTTTGCGTACCGAGTGCTTGAGTGGCGCAGACTTATCGTACGAAGTTATAAGATAAACAGCATTTTTTTTAAGTCCAGAGTGGTACTATAACGAGTGTTCAACCAAGGAAAGGCATTGTCAATAATTTCAATATTTGCATACCGAATGAAATAATCTCCCAAGCTGGAGAAACCAGCACAATAAGTACAAAAAGTTACCTTCTGCACCTCTGTGAAAGATATTCGGGATTCTGCATTTGCAGATTGCGTTAATTATAAAAGACACCAAAGAATAATGTAAAGATTCATAAACCATAATAGTCTGTACAGCACACTTCTACCGTTATCAGACCTAACAGTGCATCTGTAGCATGTATATAGTGCTCACAATAATAGTGCACTGCTGTGTGTGTAGCATTCATAGTTCCCTGTTTCTCTGTGTGGCACGTTGCTTTGCACATGCTGAGCATGTTTATTTTGCCTGAGCGCATGAATACATAGTTCCCGTATGCTGTGTCTGTCTTTGCATTCGAATGACGTGTGTTTATGCAGTTCTTTGCATTGCCTTGTCCGCGTGTTTCTGCTTGAATGTCAATGTCATGCAAGCGGCAGCTGCCCTTAACTTTTGCCGCAATTCCCTTTTTGCAGACCTCGGCTTCCTACCGTCTTTGCGTTCAGAAGTTATAGAGGATTATCTTTACGGAGGTACTAGTCAGTGTCATGTTTGCATTGCATCTTCTCTTTGCGTGTCTGTTATAGTGTTTTGATGTCTAGAATCCTGATCTATTGCGGAATGCCCCGCTAAGCAATGTTCATCCAGATCCAATCAAATGAGCGTGGAAACTGCATAAATGACACTTGGGACATGTGCGCAGCTCATACGCGGAGATAATGCTGATGTACTGTTATAATCGCATAGGTGTTTCCAATCCTCCAGCGCCAGAAACACTTCGCTGACGAAACAGAAAAAGAGATATAACCGCAATTATCTATATTTCGCCTTCTGCGACAGTCAGTATACATTGCAGGGGGCAATTGCCTGAGAAAGAAACTTgacgcacactcttaaaaatgaacttcaccgcacagcacggtcttagccaaccataatcaacttgagtgatatcgttatctgcccccatttgttgaaaactggaggcgtatgccttttctgtgacaattatgaacagcataagtgtcacaaaaaaggcgtacgccccccgttttcaacaaatcagggcaaatagcGATATCAgtaaagatgatggttggctaggagcgtgctatgcggtgaagttcatttttaagagtgcatactACCAGCGTCCTTCTCAGACATTCACTTTACGTGCGTTTATTGTACCTCTGAATTATTCCGCTAAGCTTTACGTTCTAGGCCTTATTATTTGAATTTAAgttgcattcattacattgaatTACACGCACTATACAGTTAGACCATGCTCTGCGGAATTGGCAAGAGCCAGGATGTGATAATGTCATGGTCTTCCTTTTTCTGTCGCATTGAATGGCCTCGTCCGATTCAAACAGCATGCGAACTTGGTTATGTGTGGCTAGATAAGCGCAAGCAGTTCCACTGCAAGGCTCTGCGTTTCGTCCGTGATAAGCCAActcccatatacagggtgtttcacctaaggtgataaaaaaatctaactggcgacgtactcgccggaggattgtgggactttcggcaattaccttctagaAACTTTTGGCACCATTTAGGAagactttggacaatttttaattgaggaaaatttattttgttcaattgaacttcgaaaattgctaagcgaacctcacttttttttacagaaatatgaagtcctgcacggataaccgcagacccaacaaaaactatgcacattTTTaaattgtaattttttttatttttttaaattacgtTTTAGCCCCGcttgcttgattttcgcaaagaagaccgcgccgtacactcttaaaaacgaacttcaccacatagcacgctcctagccaaccatcaccccgaatgacaacgttctcgcccctgagttgttgaaaacgggcggcagagcctattttgtggccattatgcacggcacagaataggctccgcctcccgttttcaacaaatcaggggcgagaacgttgtcattcgggatggtggttggctaggagcatgctatgtggtgaagttcatttttaagagtgtacgctcttaaaaatgaacttcaccacatagcatgctcctagccaaccataatatcgaatgatatcgttaactgccttgatttgttgaaagcgggaggcgtacgccttttttgtgacacttatgatgttcataattgtcacagaaaaggcgtacgcctcccgttttcaaccaatcagggcagataacgatatcattcgatattatggttggctaggagcatgctatgcagtgaagttcatttttaagagtgtaggtgcgtcgacaggaggaagtgtccccgccgcTTGTTTAAACTTTcgttcccccgctttgaccttgatgctcgTGACTACCGACATATTACAATGAAAACAAaataaccgtcttatcacaaggaaggaaaaacaaatgaaggcggggacacttcctcctctagacgcacttGTCACGCGGCGCGCgtttttgcgaaaatcaagcagacggggctaaagcgtaattttcgctaatttttttcgactatttctgttgggatactgtgcatagtttttgttgaatctgcggttatccgtagaggacttcatatttctgtaaaaaaaaaaaaaaaaaagtgaggttcgcttggcaattttcaaagttcaattggaaaaaataaatttcccgcaattgaaaattgtccaaagcctccctcaatgatggcaaaagttttcagaaggtaattgccgaaagtccgacagtactccggcgagtacgtcgccagttagagttttttttttttttttttttttttttaaccttaggtgaaacaccctgtatatagaagTGGAACTCCGGCAAGGATGACCGCGGTTCGTCCAACTGAAACGTAGATAGGTTTAAGCCATAGAGTAGCCTAACTGTAAGCTGCTAACCCATCCTGCCACTTTTTCACCTTTGAAACATTGACACAATGCCGGGGACATTAAAAAGCGCATGTGGGCTCGACGTGTCAAGTGTCGCGCAGTGAAAATGGCCGCTTGCGGAACGCACTACATGCGGTTCATTTGCgggctatacagggtgttcaaaattaagctttcactagcactttataaataggcgaacaaaagaaaactggtgctatttttcacgttccttgagtaagaaacagatgctacataattagcagcacctgtttcttacacaagtagcgtaaagttatcatccggttcggggaacaaggagcagtcaaaaacagggacaacgacacaagaagacacacaaacagaggctccttGTGTGAGGagcctctgtgtgtgtgttcttgtgtcgttgtccctgtttttgactgctccttgttctccgagtcatgtaccaacaagcccatcaagctactctagttatcatccggtttcctgtcatcgctgtgtttgcgtagcgctcgtgaaagcttaagtttgaacaccctgtatagtcgcGTTCTTCAAGCAGGGGCATCAATGTATCGAGGTTGCTGTATGTGCGAATGCATGAATGTGTTCTTGGTTTTCCTTGCACTTCCAGTGGTGTAGCACGCAGCACCAGCTAGCGATCTTTCGTAacatacagggtgcgtcac includes these proteins:
- the LOC135377437 gene encoding heat shock 70 kDa protein 12A-like isoform X2, producing MAGTLYGRRTPPLPPPRGASSLMAAHRAGSDMSRYHGVPRDIFDDLPESTVDPVVDDRHVTMDDFGYEDEDPQPCQPRRFHSSLLPTQTVVRQECVEGTVFGVLTTPKCQRKTAFHGRTTVTYQQDLPVPPLRDRSSASFSHSLPAKYSVEEPVRRTRLSTLDYRSKSFLDHSHACCLRDRTLCCRPTSWGERSRQGLENREPINHCFNTNVRVPRQILSDNFQDFCQTMLTSDRQAVDRISNGSQSSRRPMAPPGKPDLHFRITSRKDATRNSFGSDKTSNVQEILKKMTSQNIDHVPASYSATHYTKEKTDTKHDNDALDHDAMQVIKQLDLSIGDEEDAYVDGPPPPIYPKRSSVPTESPARHYETSTRHPVTDAEAQEDNLIEEVSMPGSNKKAYQAFSKTRGSLRKQPCESQGNGVTERIGLFNKNNGLEVDVEAEVHSNGDKSQTQSNKPPSDSGDICVMPDDSQLGRSDTADSGVASRPGSGTGSHFIVVAIDFGTTYSGYAFSFTRDPDNIHMMRKWEGGDPGIINQKTPTTLLLNPDGEFHSFGFTARDVYHDLDAQEAKRWMFFEKFKMTLHSNENLSRDTEIIAANGKPMPALTVFAHALRYFRDQALKELSEQSATTILPDDVRWVVTVPAIWRQPAKQFMRSAAYKAGIGSPDSPDQLIIALEPEAASIYCRKLRMHQLVPDAPPPTRLYLFRDIIPDLNVDRAVEDKPGTRYMVVDCGGGTVDITVHELHDQHGTLKELHKATGGPYGSVGIDMEFEKLLYDIFGADFMEQFKLKRPAGYVDLMVAFEARKRNASPYKDTPLNISLPFSFIDYYKKCKGNSVENAIKKHGNKDVKWSSQGMLRIEPAAMIELFRPTVTNIKQHISNVLNNPRVGTIHYLFLVGGFAESQILQKDIRDAFSGQVKVVIPQGVSLAILRGAVLFGLDPMIVNVRRSRMTYGVGVLNRFIHGAHPPSKLVVKDSIEWCADVLDKFVLADQSVGHGDVVVRSYTPAKAGQTCSIIHIYCSERDDVQFITDPGVYKCGTLILDLSDTKYLPNVPARREIQTRMVFGETEIKVSALDVTTQKCVKADIDFLNQ
- the LOC135377437 gene encoding heat shock 70 kDa protein 12A-like isoform X1, which translates into the protein MAGTLYGRRTPPLPPPRGASSLMAAHRAGSDMSRYHGVPRDIFDDLPESTVDPVVDDRHVTMDDFGYEDEDPQPCQPRRFHSSLLPTQTVVRQECVEGTVFGVLTTPKCQRKTAFHGRTTVTYQQDLPVPPLRDRSSASFSHSLPAKYSVEEPVRRTRLSTLDYRSKSFLDHSHACCLRDRTLCCRPTSWGERSRQGLENREPINHCFNTNVRVPRQILSDNFQDFCQTMLTSDRQAVDRISNGSQSSRRPMAPPGKPDLHFRITSRKDATRNSFGSDKTSNVQEILKKMTSQNIDHVPASYSATHYTKEKTDTKHDNDALDHDAMQVIKQLDLSIGDEEDAYVDGPPPPIYPKRSSVPTESPARHYETSTRHPVTDAEAQEDNLIEEVSMPGSNKKAYQAFSKTRGSLRKQPCESQGNGVTERIGLFNKNNGLEVDVEAEVHSNGDKSQTQSNKPPSDSGDICVMPDDSQLGRSDTADSGVASRPGSGTGSHFIVVAIDFGTTYSGYAFSFTRDPDNIHMMRKWEGGDPGIINQKTPTTLLLNPDGEFHSFGFTARDVYHDLDAQEAKRWMFFEKFKMTLHSNENLSRDTEIIAANGKPMPALTVFAHALRYFRDQALKELSEQSATTILPDDVRWVVTVPAIWRQPAKQFMRSAAYKAGIGSPDSPDQLIIALEPEAASIYCRKLRMHQLVPDAPPPTRLYLFRDIIPDLNVDRAVEDKPDLGFLPSLRSEVIEDYLYGGTRYMVVDCGGGTVDITVHELHDQHGTLKELHKATGGPYGSVGIDMEFEKLLYDIFGADFMEQFKLKRPAGYVDLMVAFEARKRNASPYKDTPLNISLPFSFIDYYKKCKGNSVENAIKKHGNKDVKWSSQGMLRIEPAAMIELFRPTVTNIKQHISNVLNNPRVGTIHYLFLVGGFAESQILQKDIRDAFSGQVKVVIPQGVSLAILRGAVLFGLDPMIVNVRRSRMTYGVGVLNRFIHGAHPPSKLVVKDSIEWCADVLDKFVLADQSVGHGDVVVRSYTPAKAGQTCSIIHIYCSERDDVQFITDPGVYKCGTLILDLSDTKYLPNVPARREIQTRMVFGETEIKVSALDVTTQKCVKADIDFLNQ